Proteins encoded together in one Mobula birostris isolate sMobBir1 chromosome 9, sMobBir1.hap1, whole genome shotgun sequence window:
- the tmem11 gene encoding transmembrane protein 11, mitochondrial, with translation MLVKMATCGRRRGVTGIRERAPLNSTDCYIVREIYNGENAQEQFEYELEQALETQYKYIIIEPTRIGDETARWITVGNCLHKTSVIAGSVCLLTPIALASEYTRYVTLPIGAISVACAALYGISWQFDPCCKYQVEYDTCKLSRLPLNTLTSSTPVVLVRKDDIYRKRLHNTIALAALMYCVKKICEIYAV, from the coding sequence GGCGCCACTAAATTCAACAGACTGCTACATCGTCCGTGAAATTTACAATGGAGAGAATGCACAGGAGCAGTTTGAATATGAGCTGGAGCAAGCCCTGGAGACTCAATACAAGTATATTATTATTGAGCCTACCCGCATTGGAGATGAGACAGCGCGCTGGATCACAGTTGGAAATTGCTTGCACAAAACATCTGTTATTGCAGGATCTGTTTGCCTGTTAACCCCAATAGCACTGGCTTCGGAATACACCCGTTACGTAACCCTGCCTATTGGGGCCATCAGTGTGGCCTGTGCAGCGCTCTATGGCATTTCTTGGCAATTTGATCCCTGTTGCAAGTACCAAGTGGAATATGACACCTGCAAACTCTCCCGATTACCTCTGAATACACTTACATCATCCACGCCCGTGGTTCTGGTTAGAAAAGATGATATTTACAGGAAAAGACTCCATAATACAATAGCACTGGCGGCCTTGATGTACTGCGTTAAGAAAATCTGTGAGATCTATGCAGTATGA